One genomic segment of Thunnus albacares chromosome 18, fThuAlb1.1, whole genome shotgun sequence includes these proteins:
- the nln gene encoding neurolysin, mitochondrial isoform X1 yields the protein MRTCVGLISHPPRRMRVGNGNHEEHFPHAHELLEPLLLLVLLVLLGQSHSKRRRNVSKPFLRMTIQNGSAISARDCSQAGNKRNTLRWNLSPDEIRTNTDSLINRVKKVYDVIGSLNIENVSVENTLKPLANAKLDYASSRHALDFPQYVCSSKEVRSASTEADKKLSEFDVEISMREDVFKRITALQEKYQENLSPEEKRFLDRLVTLGKRNGLHLSKDIQEEIKRTSKLISELSIEFNKNLNEDNTFLVFSERELGGLADSYLNGLEMTADGRYKVTLEYPHYYPLMKRCYIPETRRRMETAFHSRCKEVNTAILEQLIQLRAKVAELLGYSSHANYVLEINMAKNASNVSDFLDALCETLKPIGIKERKYILALKKRECLMKGYRFDGQINAWDLPYYMNQVERCKFAVNKDKLIEYFPLDVVTEGLLGIYQELLGLTFTEVKHAHVWHEDVKLFSACDTETGEEVGHFYLDLHPREGKFGHAACFGLQPGCRGPDGKRRLPVAAMVANFTKPRKGCPSLLQHHELETYFHEFGHVMHELCSKTTFSEFSGTLVETDFVEVPSQMLENWVWEKEPLRRMSRHYRDGTPIPDNMLDKLIASRVANTGMMNLRQVVLSKVDQSLHSSPHADTAEVFAQHCRDILGVPATAGTNMTASFSHLAGGYDGQYYGYLWSEVYSMDIFFNRFKKEGIMNPKVGKEYRRVILETGGSKDGMDMLKTFLGRAPCQDAFFQSKGLIKSQETNTVI from the exons ATGAGGACTTGTGTCGGATTGATCTCACATCCTCCTCGGCGCATGCGCGTCGGCAACGGAAATCATGAGGAGCACTTTCCACACGCTCACGAGCTACTGgagccgctgctgctgctggtgctgctggtaCTGCTGGGACAGAGCCACAGTAAGAGGAGaagaaa cGTCTCTAAACCTTTCCTGAGAATGACCATCCAGAATGGGTCTGCCATATCTGCCAGAGACTGCTCTCAGgcaggaaataaaagaaacacactgagaTGGAACCTGTCTCCAGATGAGATCAGGACCAACACAGACAGCCTGATTAACAGAGTAAAGAAGGTCTATGATGTCATTGGATCCCTAAACATAGAAAATGTGTCAGTTGAAAACACCCTGAAACCCTTGGCTAATGCGAAGCTGGATTATGCAT CATCTCGCCATGCTCTCGATTTCCCCCAGTATGTTTGTTCATCTAAGGAGGTTCGGTCTGCAAGCACAGAGGCAGACAAGAAACTGTCTGAGTTTGATGTGGAGATAAGTATGAGGGAGGATGTGTTCAAGCGAATTACTGCCTTGCAG GAAAAGTATCAAGAAAACCTCTCCCCAGAAGAAAAGAGATTCTTAGACAGACTTGTTACATTAGGCAAGAGGAACGGATTGCACCTGTCTAAAGATATTCAAGAG gaaataaaaagaactTCCAAGCTTATCAGTGAACTCTCCATAGAGTTCAACAAGAATCTGAATGAGGACAATACTTTCCTTGTGTTTTCTGAGCGTGAATTGG GTGGACTGGCAGATAGCTATCTCAATGGACTGGAGATGACAGCAGATGGACGGTATAAAGTGACACTTGAATATCCCCATTACTACCCCCTGATGAAGAGGTGTTACATTCCTGAGACCAGGAGGAGGATGGAAACGGCTTTTCACAGCAGGTGTAAAGAG GTAAACACAGCGATCCTTGAACAGTTAATACAACTGAGAGCAAAAGTTGCAGAATTACTGGGTTACAGTAGCCATGCAAACTATGTGCTGGAGATTAACATGGCCAAGAATGCAAGCAATGTGTCTGACTTTCTAG ATGCACTCTGTGAAACTCTGAAGCCCATTGGGATCAAGGAGAGGAAATATATTCTTGCACTAAAAAAGAGGGAGTGCTTGATGAAGGGCTACCGTTTTGACGGACAGATCAACGCCTGGGACTTGCCCTACTACATGAACCAAGTGGAGCGGTGCAAGTTTGCTGTAAACAAGGACAAACTTATCGAGTATTTCCCGCTTGACGTGGTGACAGAAGGACTGTTGGGTATCTACCAGGAGCTGCTGGGTCTCACGTTCACAGAGGTGAAACATGCCCATGTGTGGCATGAAGATGTCAAGCTTTTCTCAGCTTGTGACACTGAAACAGGAGAGGAGGTTGGCCACTTCTACCTGGACTTGCATCCAAG GGAAGGAAAGTTTGGCCATGCAGCCTGTTTTGGGCTCCAACCAGGCTGCAGAGGGCCTGATGGGAAACGCAGGCTTCCAGTGGCAGCCATGGTGGCCAACTTTACCAAGCCCAGAAAAGGTTGTCCCTCCCTCCTCCAACACCATGAACTGGAGACTTATTTTCATGAGTTTGGTCATGTGATGCATGAGCTCTGCTCCAAG ACCACTTTTTCAGAGTTCAGTGGAACCCTGGTGGAGACAGACTTTGTGGAGGTGCCCTCTCAGATGCTTGAGAATTGGGTTTGGGAAAAGGAGCCTCTGAGAAGAATGTCTCGCCACTACAGGGATGGCACCCCAATCCCAGATAATATGCTTGACAAACTCATTGCATCCAGAGTAGCCAACACCG GTATGATGAACCTGCGTCAGGTCGTCCTCAGTAAAGTGGACCAGTCACTACACAGCAGCCCTCATGCAGATACAGCTGAGGTGTTTGCACAGCATTGCCGAGACATATTGGGTGTTCCTGCGACAGCAG GCACCAATATGACAGCCAGTTTCAGCCACTTGGCTGGAGGATATGATGGTCAGTACTATGGCTATCTGTGGAGTGAAGTCTACTccatggacatttttttcaatcGTTTTAAAAAGGAAGGCATCATGAATCCAAAG GTTGGAAAAGAGTACAGAAGGGTGATTCTGGAAACTGGTGGCTCTAAGGATGGCATGGACATGCTGAAGACCTTTCTTGGACGTGCACCATGCCAGGATGCATTCTTTCAGAGCAAGGGGCTCATTAAGTCACAGGAAACAAACACTGTAATTTGA
- the nln gene encoding neurolysin, mitochondrial isoform X2: MFTLRVAVCRTLCSVSKPFLRMTIQNGSAISARDCSQAGNKRNTLRWNLSPDEIRTNTDSLINRVKKVYDVIGSLNIENVSVENTLKPLANAKLDYASSRHALDFPQYVCSSKEVRSASTEADKKLSEFDVEISMREDVFKRITALQEKYQENLSPEEKRFLDRLVTLGKRNGLHLSKDIQEEIKRTSKLISELSIEFNKNLNEDNTFLVFSERELGGLADSYLNGLEMTADGRYKVTLEYPHYYPLMKRCYIPETRRRMETAFHSRCKEVNTAILEQLIQLRAKVAELLGYSSHANYVLEINMAKNASNVSDFLDALCETLKPIGIKERKYILALKKRECLMKGYRFDGQINAWDLPYYMNQVERCKFAVNKDKLIEYFPLDVVTEGLLGIYQELLGLTFTEVKHAHVWHEDVKLFSACDTETGEEVGHFYLDLHPREGKFGHAACFGLQPGCRGPDGKRRLPVAAMVANFTKPRKGCPSLLQHHELETYFHEFGHVMHELCSKTTFSEFSGTLVETDFVEVPSQMLENWVWEKEPLRRMSRHYRDGTPIPDNMLDKLIASRVANTGMMNLRQVVLSKVDQSLHSSPHADTAEVFAQHCRDILGVPATAGTNMTASFSHLAGGYDGQYYGYLWSEVYSMDIFFNRFKKEGIMNPKVGKEYRRVILETGGSKDGMDMLKTFLGRAPCQDAFFQSKGLIKSQETNTVI, from the exons ATGTTTACGTTAAGAGTTGCAGTCTGCCGAACGCTTTGCAG cGTCTCTAAACCTTTCCTGAGAATGACCATCCAGAATGGGTCTGCCATATCTGCCAGAGACTGCTCTCAGgcaggaaataaaagaaacacactgagaTGGAACCTGTCTCCAGATGAGATCAGGACCAACACAGACAGCCTGATTAACAGAGTAAAGAAGGTCTATGATGTCATTGGATCCCTAAACATAGAAAATGTGTCAGTTGAAAACACCCTGAAACCCTTGGCTAATGCGAAGCTGGATTATGCAT CATCTCGCCATGCTCTCGATTTCCCCCAGTATGTTTGTTCATCTAAGGAGGTTCGGTCTGCAAGCACAGAGGCAGACAAGAAACTGTCTGAGTTTGATGTGGAGATAAGTATGAGGGAGGATGTGTTCAAGCGAATTACTGCCTTGCAG GAAAAGTATCAAGAAAACCTCTCCCCAGAAGAAAAGAGATTCTTAGACAGACTTGTTACATTAGGCAAGAGGAACGGATTGCACCTGTCTAAAGATATTCAAGAG gaaataaaaagaactTCCAAGCTTATCAGTGAACTCTCCATAGAGTTCAACAAGAATCTGAATGAGGACAATACTTTCCTTGTGTTTTCTGAGCGTGAATTGG GTGGACTGGCAGATAGCTATCTCAATGGACTGGAGATGACAGCAGATGGACGGTATAAAGTGACACTTGAATATCCCCATTACTACCCCCTGATGAAGAGGTGTTACATTCCTGAGACCAGGAGGAGGATGGAAACGGCTTTTCACAGCAGGTGTAAAGAG GTAAACACAGCGATCCTTGAACAGTTAATACAACTGAGAGCAAAAGTTGCAGAATTACTGGGTTACAGTAGCCATGCAAACTATGTGCTGGAGATTAACATGGCCAAGAATGCAAGCAATGTGTCTGACTTTCTAG ATGCACTCTGTGAAACTCTGAAGCCCATTGGGATCAAGGAGAGGAAATATATTCTTGCACTAAAAAAGAGGGAGTGCTTGATGAAGGGCTACCGTTTTGACGGACAGATCAACGCCTGGGACTTGCCCTACTACATGAACCAAGTGGAGCGGTGCAAGTTTGCTGTAAACAAGGACAAACTTATCGAGTATTTCCCGCTTGACGTGGTGACAGAAGGACTGTTGGGTATCTACCAGGAGCTGCTGGGTCTCACGTTCACAGAGGTGAAACATGCCCATGTGTGGCATGAAGATGTCAAGCTTTTCTCAGCTTGTGACACTGAAACAGGAGAGGAGGTTGGCCACTTCTACCTGGACTTGCATCCAAG GGAAGGAAAGTTTGGCCATGCAGCCTGTTTTGGGCTCCAACCAGGCTGCAGAGGGCCTGATGGGAAACGCAGGCTTCCAGTGGCAGCCATGGTGGCCAACTTTACCAAGCCCAGAAAAGGTTGTCCCTCCCTCCTCCAACACCATGAACTGGAGACTTATTTTCATGAGTTTGGTCATGTGATGCATGAGCTCTGCTCCAAG ACCACTTTTTCAGAGTTCAGTGGAACCCTGGTGGAGACAGACTTTGTGGAGGTGCCCTCTCAGATGCTTGAGAATTGGGTTTGGGAAAAGGAGCCTCTGAGAAGAATGTCTCGCCACTACAGGGATGGCACCCCAATCCCAGATAATATGCTTGACAAACTCATTGCATCCAGAGTAGCCAACACCG GTATGATGAACCTGCGTCAGGTCGTCCTCAGTAAAGTGGACCAGTCACTACACAGCAGCCCTCATGCAGATACAGCTGAGGTGTTTGCACAGCATTGCCGAGACATATTGGGTGTTCCTGCGACAGCAG GCACCAATATGACAGCCAGTTTCAGCCACTTGGCTGGAGGATATGATGGTCAGTACTATGGCTATCTGTGGAGTGAAGTCTACTccatggacatttttttcaatcGTTTTAAAAAGGAAGGCATCATGAATCCAAAG GTTGGAAAAGAGTACAGAAGGGTGATTCTGGAAACTGGTGGCTCTAAGGATGGCATGGACATGCTGAAGACCTTTCTTGGACGTGCACCATGCCAGGATGCATTCTTTCAGAGCAAGGGGCTCATTAAGTCACAGGAAACAAACACTGTAATTTGA
- the nln gene encoding neurolysin, mitochondrial isoform X3 yields the protein MTIQNGSAISARDCSQAGNKRNTLRWNLSPDEIRTNTDSLINRVKKVYDVIGSLNIENVSVENTLKPLANAKLDYASSRHALDFPQYVCSSKEVRSASTEADKKLSEFDVEISMREDVFKRITALQEKYQENLSPEEKRFLDRLVTLGKRNGLHLSKDIQEEIKRTSKLISELSIEFNKNLNEDNTFLVFSERELGGLADSYLNGLEMTADGRYKVTLEYPHYYPLMKRCYIPETRRRMETAFHSRCKEVNTAILEQLIQLRAKVAELLGYSSHANYVLEINMAKNASNVSDFLDALCETLKPIGIKERKYILALKKRECLMKGYRFDGQINAWDLPYYMNQVERCKFAVNKDKLIEYFPLDVVTEGLLGIYQELLGLTFTEVKHAHVWHEDVKLFSACDTETGEEVGHFYLDLHPREGKFGHAACFGLQPGCRGPDGKRRLPVAAMVANFTKPRKGCPSLLQHHELETYFHEFGHVMHELCSKTTFSEFSGTLVETDFVEVPSQMLENWVWEKEPLRRMSRHYRDGTPIPDNMLDKLIASRVANTGMMNLRQVVLSKVDQSLHSSPHADTAEVFAQHCRDILGVPATAGTNMTASFSHLAGGYDGQYYGYLWSEVYSMDIFFNRFKKEGIMNPKVGKEYRRVILETGGSKDGMDMLKTFLGRAPCQDAFFQSKGLIKSQETNTVI from the exons ATGACCATCCAGAATGGGTCTGCCATATCTGCCAGAGACTGCTCTCAGgcaggaaataaaagaaacacactgagaTGGAACCTGTCTCCAGATGAGATCAGGACCAACACAGACAGCCTGATTAACAGAGTAAAGAAGGTCTATGATGTCATTGGATCCCTAAACATAGAAAATGTGTCAGTTGAAAACACCCTGAAACCCTTGGCTAATGCGAAGCTGGATTATGCAT CATCTCGCCATGCTCTCGATTTCCCCCAGTATGTTTGTTCATCTAAGGAGGTTCGGTCTGCAAGCACAGAGGCAGACAAGAAACTGTCTGAGTTTGATGTGGAGATAAGTATGAGGGAGGATGTGTTCAAGCGAATTACTGCCTTGCAG GAAAAGTATCAAGAAAACCTCTCCCCAGAAGAAAAGAGATTCTTAGACAGACTTGTTACATTAGGCAAGAGGAACGGATTGCACCTGTCTAAAGATATTCAAGAG gaaataaaaagaactTCCAAGCTTATCAGTGAACTCTCCATAGAGTTCAACAAGAATCTGAATGAGGACAATACTTTCCTTGTGTTTTCTGAGCGTGAATTGG GTGGACTGGCAGATAGCTATCTCAATGGACTGGAGATGACAGCAGATGGACGGTATAAAGTGACACTTGAATATCCCCATTACTACCCCCTGATGAAGAGGTGTTACATTCCTGAGACCAGGAGGAGGATGGAAACGGCTTTTCACAGCAGGTGTAAAGAG GTAAACACAGCGATCCTTGAACAGTTAATACAACTGAGAGCAAAAGTTGCAGAATTACTGGGTTACAGTAGCCATGCAAACTATGTGCTGGAGATTAACATGGCCAAGAATGCAAGCAATGTGTCTGACTTTCTAG ATGCACTCTGTGAAACTCTGAAGCCCATTGGGATCAAGGAGAGGAAATATATTCTTGCACTAAAAAAGAGGGAGTGCTTGATGAAGGGCTACCGTTTTGACGGACAGATCAACGCCTGGGACTTGCCCTACTACATGAACCAAGTGGAGCGGTGCAAGTTTGCTGTAAACAAGGACAAACTTATCGAGTATTTCCCGCTTGACGTGGTGACAGAAGGACTGTTGGGTATCTACCAGGAGCTGCTGGGTCTCACGTTCACAGAGGTGAAACATGCCCATGTGTGGCATGAAGATGTCAAGCTTTTCTCAGCTTGTGACACTGAAACAGGAGAGGAGGTTGGCCACTTCTACCTGGACTTGCATCCAAG GGAAGGAAAGTTTGGCCATGCAGCCTGTTTTGGGCTCCAACCAGGCTGCAGAGGGCCTGATGGGAAACGCAGGCTTCCAGTGGCAGCCATGGTGGCCAACTTTACCAAGCCCAGAAAAGGTTGTCCCTCCCTCCTCCAACACCATGAACTGGAGACTTATTTTCATGAGTTTGGTCATGTGATGCATGAGCTCTGCTCCAAG ACCACTTTTTCAGAGTTCAGTGGAACCCTGGTGGAGACAGACTTTGTGGAGGTGCCCTCTCAGATGCTTGAGAATTGGGTTTGGGAAAAGGAGCCTCTGAGAAGAATGTCTCGCCACTACAGGGATGGCACCCCAATCCCAGATAATATGCTTGACAAACTCATTGCATCCAGAGTAGCCAACACCG GTATGATGAACCTGCGTCAGGTCGTCCTCAGTAAAGTGGACCAGTCACTACACAGCAGCCCTCATGCAGATACAGCTGAGGTGTTTGCACAGCATTGCCGAGACATATTGGGTGTTCCTGCGACAGCAG GCACCAATATGACAGCCAGTTTCAGCCACTTGGCTGGAGGATATGATGGTCAGTACTATGGCTATCTGTGGAGTGAAGTCTACTccatggacatttttttcaatcGTTTTAAAAAGGAAGGCATCATGAATCCAAAG GTTGGAAAAGAGTACAGAAGGGTGATTCTGGAAACTGGTGGCTCTAAGGATGGCATGGACATGCTGAAGACCTTTCTTGGACGTGCACCATGCCAGGATGCATTCTTTCAGAGCAAGGGGCTCATTAAGTCACAGGAAACAAACACTGTAATTTGA
- the sgtb gene encoding small glutamine-rich tetratricopeptide repeat-containing protein beta, whose product MAVEKRLAFSIVQFLRDQTHCGALNSDEQESLEVAIQCLETTFKISSSDCHLAVPQPLTEIFLNSLLKNDNITIPETSPSPEDIERAEQLKNEGNNHMKEENYRCAVECYTKAIDLDLRNAVYYCNRAAAHSKLGNYTEATGDCERAIGIDPTYSKAYGRMGLALTAMNKYPEAISYFKKALVLDPENDTYKSNLKIAEQKQKEATSPIAAGLGFDMASLINNPAFISMAASVMQNQQVQQLMSGMMSNAVGGPAAGVGGLSDISSLIEAGQQFAQQIQQQNPELIEQLRNHIRSRSFSGSAEEHS is encoded by the exons ATGGCAGTGGAGAAGCGCCTGGCATTCTCTATTGTGCAGTTCCTACGAGATCAAACACATTGTGGCGCTTTGAATTCTGATGAGCAGGAGAGCCTCGAAG TTGCAATACAGTGTCTGGAGACCACCTTTAAGATCAGCTCCAGTGACTGCCATCTTGCTGTGCCACAGCCTCTGACAGAGATATTCCTTAATTCCCTGCTCAAG AATGACAATATCACCATACCAGAGACCTCCCCGTCTCCAGAAGACATTGAACGAGCAGAGCAACTTAAGAATGAAG GGAACAATCACATGAAGGAAGAGAACTACAGATGTGCGGTGGAGTGCTACACAAAGGCCATTGATCTGGACCTAAGAAACGCTGTGTATTACTGCAATAG GGCCGCAGCTCACAGTAAACTGGGAAATTACACAGAGGCAACTGGTGACTGCGAGAGAGCCATCGGGATTGATCCTACCTACAGCAAAGCGTATGGCAGGATGGG ATTGGCTTTGACAGCGATGAACAAGTATCCAGAGGCAATTTCCTATTTCAAGAAAGCTTTGGTATTAGACCCTGAGAATGATACCTACAAATCCAACCTGAAGATTGCAGAGCAGAAGCAGAAAGAAGCAACCAGCCca ATAGCTGCCGGATTGGGTTTTGACATGGCTAGTTTAATCAACAACCCTGCCTTCATCAGCATG gCTGCAAGCGTGATGCAGAACCAACAAGTACAACAACT TATGTCAGGAATGATGTCCAATGCGGTCGGGGGTCCTGCGGCGGGAGTCGGCGGACTGTCAGACATTTCCAGCTTGATTGAAGC AGGACAACAGTTTGCCCAGCAGATCCAGCAGCAGAACCCAGAGCTGATCGAGCAGTTAAGGAACCACATCCGGAGCCGCTCCTTCAGCGGCAGCGCTGAGGAGCACTCATGA